From a single Fusarium fujikuroi IMI 58289 draft genome, chromosome FFUJ_chr03 genomic region:
- a CDS encoding probable Hsp90 co-chaperone Cdc37 has protein sequence MPVDYSKWDALELSDDSDIEVHPNVDKRSFIRAKQNQIHQERQHRKLQIETYKYERVVNDGLLKRISGLLASLRAHASEAVTRNPAEVAFQAVMESAGDPKDDKPPSPPEGVHAQEKEQPSYTKMMATLLDQVNKALDEKKPENRYEAMISEIQSHEDKVMDLQKQLVVKLEELQKEEGRKITSEGIHTGFDSSHVAKSKPEEKKDSTKVELLNPSFTETSSSSAPGNQHVKVDDDSDIESSPAGKKFGAIKANDYAASLQFLSQNPQLLVERETDGLLVQAFDAALENKDELSRQLVHQALLLQYCRALGKDGVGLFFKRITTKGHQAQDVFYKDVQDTYMKIRTRSREILAERAKEGQAEGVEQIQLHAVEPGTVINIKVPSADSEDPEEQEARKIFESFKPEMRKALETGNLDEVNKVLGEMKIDEAEELVGLFGEANILSLEEEIIDATTEEGKQQLKEIEAAASVDKKEEYGDPE, from the exons ATGCCGGTCGATTATAGTAAATGG GACGCACTGGAACTCAGTGACGACTCCGACATTGAAGTGCATCCTAATGTCGACAAGCGATCGTTTATCCGCGCGAAACAGAATCAGATTCACCAGGAGCGACAGCACCGAAAGTTGCAAATCGAGACCTACAAGTATGAGCGTGTGGTCAACGATGGATTGCTGAAGCGAATTTCTGGGCTTCTGGCATCGCTGCGAGCCCATGCCTCCGAGGCTGTCACCAGGAACCCAGCAGAAGTTGCCTTTCAAGCCGTGATGGAATCAGCCGGAGATCCAAAAGATGACAAGCCGCCTTCACCGCCCGAGGGTGTTCATGCCCAGGAGAAGGAACAACCATCATACACTAAGATGATGGCAACGCTCCTGGACCAAGTCAATAAGGCtttggatgagaagaagccggAAAACAGATACGAAGCTATGATTTCTGAGATTCAGTCACACGAGGATAAGGTAATGGACCTGCAGAAACAGCTAGTAGTTAAGTTGGAGGAGTTGCAGAAGGAGGAAGGCCGAAAGATCACAAGTGAGGGCATTCACACAGGTTTTGATAGCTCGCATGTCGCCAAGTCAAagccagaagagaagaaggactcCACAAAGGTAGAGCTTCTGAATCCTAGTTTCACTGAAACCTCGTCCAGCTCGGCACCCGGAAACCAACACGTCAAGGTGGACGATGACAGCGATATCGAATCATCCCCGGCTGGAAAGAAATTCGGCGCCATCAAAGCAAATGACTATGCGGCTAGCCTCCAGTTCCTGTCGCAGAATCCTCAGTTGTTGGTTGAGAGGGAGACAGATGGCCTTTTGGTTCAGGCCTTTGACGCTGCTCTGGAGAACAAGGATGAGTTGTCGCGGCAATTGGTGCATCAGGCTCTGCTTCTACAATACTGCAGAGCTCTTGGCAAGGATGGTGTCGGGCTTTTCTTCAAACGCATCACAACCAAAGGGCACCAAGCACAGGACGTATTCTATAAGGATGTCCAAGACACATATATGAAGATTCGAACACGTTCAAGGGAGATCTTAGCCGAGCGAGccaaagaagggcaagcCGAAGGTGTCGAGCAAATTCAGCTACACGCCGTGGAGCCTGGTAccgtcatcaacatcaaggttCCTTCAGCGGACAGCGAGGACCCTGAAGAGCAGGAGGCGCGGAAGATCTTCGAAAGCTTCAAGCCTGAGATGCGCAAGGCCTTGGAGACGGGCAACTTGGACGAAGTGAACAAAGTGCTCGGTGAAATGAAGAttgacgaggctgaggaacTCGTGGGTCTCTTTGGCGAG GCCAACATTTTGAGCCTGGAAGAAGAAATCATTGACGCCACAACAGAGGAGGGGAAACAGCAGTTGAAAGAGATTGAAGCCGCGGCTTCTGtcgacaagaaagaagaatacgGTGATCCTGAGTAA
- a CDS encoding probable UGA1-4-aminobutyrate aminotransferase (GABA transaminase), producing the protein MPSFVESPVRTEIPGPVSKASSKRLDAIFDARAVHFVVDYDKSHDNYIVDVDGNKYLDVYAQIASIPVGYNNDTLIEAAKSPEMISALVNRPAIGNFPSDQWVDILRNGLMKVAPKGLSYIFTAQSGSEANELAYKAAFMLYSRRKRGNADWNEEEINSCLENSKPGSPELAIMSFKNSFHGRGFGSLSTTRSKAVHKLDIPSFNWPQAPFPALKYPLEEHAEENAAEEKRCLEEVERIMTTWHCPVAGLIVEPIQSEGGDNHASPAFFQGLRDITKKHGSVLIADEVQTGFGATGSFWGHDHWNLTSPPDMVTFSKKAQTAGYFFGNEMLIPDKAYRQFNTWIGDPARVIMCKAVIQEILDKKLVEQTARVGTHLYAELARLAAKYPEHIQNLRGKDQGTFIAFDTKDPAGLVRSMRHIGVNIGTCGKNTVRLRPMLIFQEEHIPILINAFDKVIGAL; encoded by the exons ATGCCTTCCTTCGTTGAGTCCCCCGTTCGCACGGAGATTCCTGGCCCTGTATCCAAGGCCAGCTCCAAGCGTCTGGATGCCATTTTCGACGCCCGTGCCGTTCACTTCGTCGTCGACTACGACAAGTCTCATGATAACTA CattgtcgatgttgatggcaACAAGTACCTCGATGTCTACGCCCAGATAGCTTCAATCCCTGTGGGATACAACAACGACACTCTGATCGAGGCTGCCAAGTCCCCCGAAATGATCTCCGCTCTCGTCAACCGTCCTGCGATTGGCAACTTTCCTTCCGACCAATGGGTCGATATCCTCCGCAACGGCCTCATGAAAGTCGCTCCCAAGGGTCTCAGCTACATCTTCACTGCTCAGTCTGGATCTGAGGCCAACGAGCTTGCCTACAAGGCTGCTTTCATGCTCTACAGTCGCCGCAAGCGTGGCAACGCTGACTggaatgaggaggagatcaaCTCCTGCCTTGAGAACTCCAAGCCTGGCTCTCCTGAGCTGGCCATCATGAGTTTCAAGAACTCTTTCCACGGCCGTGGTTTCGGTTCCCTCTCCACCACCCGCTCCAAGGCTGTCCACAAGCTCGATATCCCTAGCTTCAACTGGCCCCAGGCCCCCTTTCCTGCTCTCAAGTACCCTCTGGAGGAGCATGCCGAGGAGAACGCGGCCGAGGAGAAGCGATGCCTGGAAGAAGTTGAGCGCATCATGACCACGTGGCATTGCCCCGTTGCAGGTCTCATTGTTGAGCCCATTCAGTCCGAGGGTGGTGATAACCATGCGTCCCCGGCTTTCTTCCAGGGTCTCCGTGACATTACCAAGAAGCACGGATCCGTTCTCATTGCCGACGAGGTGCAGACCGGTTTCGGTGCCACTGGTTCCTTCTGGGGACATGATCACTGGAACCTGACCTCTCCTCCAGACATGGTCACCTTCTCCAAGAAAGCACAGACTGCTGGCTACTTCTTTGGCAACGAGATGCTCATTCCCGATAAGGCTTACCGTCAGTTCAACACCTGGATCGGCGACCCTGCCCGTGTCATCATGTGCAAGGCTGTCATCCAGGAGattcttgacaagaagcttgttgagcAGACGGCTCGCGTGGGCACTCACCTTTATGCCGAGCTTGCGCGCCTCGCTGCCAAATACCCTGAACATATCCAGAACCTCCGTGGAAAAGACCAGGGCACTTTCATTGCTTTCGATACCAAGGACCCTGCAGGTCTCGTTCGCTCCATGCGCCATATCGGTGTGAACATTGGTACATGCGGCAAGAACACTGTCCGCCTCCGACCTATGCTCATCTTCCAAGAGGAGCACATTCCTATTCTCATCAATGCCTTTGACAAGGTTATTGGTGCTCTGTAA
- a CDS encoding probable UGA2-succinate semialdehyde dehydrogenase → MAAPELTDPTLIRNACYVNGEWVAAKSGKHFAVENPSTLEKIGNCPEFDASDTEAAIAAADAAYKTYRKTPARQRARYLRRWYDLMMENSEDIARLITLENGKPLADGRTEANYAAAFFEWFSEEAPRIYGETIEATNPSCRLSTIKQPVGVCGLIAPWNFPAAMITRKAGPALAAGCTVVIKAPAEAPLTALALAELAHRAGIPAGVVNVITALDNTAEVGKVLTTHPKVKKVSFTGSTGVGRLLMNQSSSTIKKLSFELGGNAPFIVFEDADLDKAVKGVIACKFRNSGQTCVCANRILVHRSIYDKFVQMVLDVVKTFVVGDGFGEKTTHGPLIHGRAVAKAAEHVEDALSKGAKLIHGGERLPHLGPNYFDLTMLTGMKPGMKVCSEETFGPVAAFFAFDNEDEAIELANDSDVGLGGYFFSNNVNRCYRVAEALEVGMVGVNCGVLSDPAAPFGGIKQSGFGREGSKYGIDEFTITKMVMTNIDP, encoded by the exons ATGGCAGCTCCAGAG CTTACCGATCCTACCCTCATCAGAAACGCATGTTATGTCAATGGTGAATGGGTAGCTGCAAAGTCTGGGAAGCACTTTGCTGTCGAAA ACCCTTCAACCCTTGAAAAGATTGGGAATTGTCCCGAGTTCGACGCCAGTGACACTGAAGCCGCTATCGCCGCCGCCGATGCCGCATACAAGACATACCGTAAGACCCCGGCTCGCCAGCGGGCCAGGTACCTCCGTCGCTGGTATGATCTCATGATGGAGAACTCAGAGGACATTGCACGACTCATCACCCTTGAGAACGGCAAGCCTCTGGCAGATGGCAGAACAGAGGCCAACTATGCAGCAGCTTTCTTTGAATGGTTTTCAGAGGAGGCCCCTAGAATTTATGGTGAGACCATTGAGGCAACAAACCCATCATGTCGTCTATCCACCATCAAACAGCCTGTAGGTGTCTGCGGCCTTATTGCGCCATGGAACTTTCCCGCTGCCATGATCACCCGAAAGGCCGGGCCTGCGCTCGCTGCTGGCTGTACTGTTGTCATCAAGGCTCCCGCTGAGGCTCCCCTGACAGCTCTTGCTCTGGCTGAGCTCGCGCATCGTGCTGGAATTCCTGCCGGCGTTGTCAACGTTATTACAGCCTTGGATAACACTGCTGAAGTGGGCAAGGTCTTGACTACACaccccaaggtcaagaaggtctCCTTCACAGGGTCAACTGGCGTGGGCAGACTCCTTATGAACCAATCGTCTTCAACAATCAAGAAATTGTCCTTTGAATTGGGCGGAAACGCTCCTTTCATCGTTTTCGAAGACGCAGACCTTGATAAGGCTGTTAAGGGTGTGATCGCTTGCAAATTCCGCAACTCGGGTCAAACTTGCGTTTGCGCCAACCGAATTCTGGTGCACCGCAGTATCTATGACAAGTTTGTCCAAATGGTCCTCGATGTCGTCAAGacctttgttgttggtgacgGCTTTGGTGAGAAGACAACACATGGTCCTCTCATCCATGGTCGTGCCGTagccaaggctgctgagcatgttgaagatgctctTTCCAAGGGAGCCAAGCTTATTCATGGAGGCGAGCGTCTACCACACCTCGGCCCTAACTACTTTGACCTCACAATGTTAACTGGCATGAAGCCTGGAATGAAGGTCTGTAGCGAAGAGACTTTCGGGCCTGTTGCTGCTTTCTTTGCATTCGACAATGAGGACGAAGCTATTGAGCTTGCGAACGACAGTGATGTTGGTCTTGGAGGGTacttcttcagcaacaaTGTGAACCGATGTTATCGCGTGGCTGAAGCCTTGGAGGTTGGTATGGTTGGTGTAAATTGCG GCGTTCTGAGCGACCCTGCCGCTCCTTTTGGTGGCATTAAGCAGAGTGGttttggaagagaaggaagcaaGTATGGTATCGACGAGTTTACAATCACCAAGATGGTTATGACAAACATTGATCCATAA
- a CDS encoding related to ECM15 protein, involved in cell wall biogenesis and architecture, whose protein sequence is MDYESIATPESCYVDFCLLPIGTGTVSVAEDIAEVQKVLKASGLKYTLHSAGTTVEGSWNEVMAAVGKAHAVVHRRGVVRIQSSMRVGSRTDKKQTAEDKVKRVENLLAKDESK, encoded by the exons ATGGATTACGAAAGTATTGCTACGCCAGAGTCGTGCTATGTCGACTTTTGCCTTCTTCCT ATCGGAACTGGAACTGTGTCCGTTGCCGAAGATATTGCTGAGGTTCAAAAGGTCCTCAAGGCGAGTGGATTGAAGTATACTCTTCACTCTGCTGGTACCACCGTGG AGGGGTCATGGAACGAGGTAATGGCGGCTGTGGGAAAAGCACATGCTGTTGTGCATCGCCGTGGCGTAGTCAGGATTCAGTCGTCGATGAGGGTCGGTAGTCG AACGGATAAGAAACAGACGGCGGAGGACAAGGTCAAAAGAGTGGAAAACCTGCTGGCCAAGGACGAATCTAAGTAA
- a CDS encoding probable MOT1-transcriptional accessory protein, whose translation MASRLDRLVTILETGSTRLIRDTAVNQLADWQKQHPDELFNLLSRVVPYLRHKEWETRRTAASAIGKIVEHAPIYDPNSEDAPEEGKKEEPVPENGHVKKEEEDDVKKLPSDDGFFKLESLNVEMILKYGKELLRGGGIEYGLAALDPQARLTHQKKTLNGRLGLLGRKYEDDEIAYTGGDNITAPMTPMDTTNGNGHARPDGSGAQSQVPEESQLSSRQLNVLKRKRKREAMKASQGKGGFGDLSVRRSMTSGSDNLGDDTAMPDGDTKKNSKVNDYFNLDRPADVDEDTKVVSEFKGPVIPIKSELEAEETMEGAEWPYDRLCDFLKVDLFDPSWETRHGAAMGLREVIRVHGGGAGKLRNKTRKENDVLNQKWLDDMACRLCCVLMLDRFTDYSSDTSVAPIRETIGQSLGSVLKHLPSSSVYSTFQILYRMVMQEDLKLDRPVWSVCHGGMIGLRYVVAVRKDLLLQDSDMIDGIIKTVMKGLGDMDDDVRSVSAATLIPMAKEFVTLRPTQLEGLVNIIWESLSNLGDDLSASTGRIMDLLATLCGFPEVLEAMKASAAQDEERSFTLLVPRLYPFLRHTITSVRVAVLKALLTFAKLDAETSQGWLNGRILRLIFQNILVERDRDALNMSLDLWTSLVESLASKPAVLADEFTAHIDSMMQLTLHPIGVSRNPIPMNASLFQKPSGGTYTMPGVTQHTPRKPSSPDGSDRAPKRRRKSTKIDDTPTASLTHDVDGHMMQGDVDLVGMDVLIRSRVSAAKAMGFIMSRVPVASLDDYDALLIPGLGSAFSSSQMTACVIIDEFAMNSQQLGDSPRYLENLQRIIDSERPAAYRDLVNYIQRVRTQCQQLIHLFRDHGKVSHSKLPTLPVVVQGEAEAGPSAFSIATAEKCIGDDYEKLKKAMPPGQRLIASQQLSDARDMTILAIEEAKTVKAARDVRVKAAAACAMVGMRVLPKKPSPLIKGIMDSVKTEENQQLQIRSADTIARLVQLFTEKGRKGPADKVVSNLVKFSCVEVAETPEFPVHASKTDCVLSMQKEEDRVDHPDAAKWAREAKAARITRRGAKEALEILSRTYGASLLETVPSLRTFMEDPLVRAFSPDTLPGEAKDPEQTFGQEIVDAMSVIRTMTPTLDKALQPFIMQMMPLVIKALHSELSVFRYMAAKCMATICSVMTVDGMTALVEKVLPSINNPVDLNFRQGAIEAIYHLIAVMGDAILPYVIFLIVPVLGRMSDSDNEIRLIATTSFATLVKLVPLEAGIPDPPGLSEELLKGRDRERTFIAQLLDPKKVEQFQIPVAIKAELRSYQQEGVNWLNFLNKYHLHGILCDDMGLGKTLQTLCIVASDHHQRAEEFAKTQAPDVRKLPSLIVCPPTLSGHWQQEIKTYAPFLSVTAYVGPPAERKAMKARLGETDIVVTSYDVCRNDAEVLDKHSWNYVVLDEGHLIKNPKAKITQAVKRLASNHRLILTGTPIQNNVLELWSLFDFLMPGFLGAEKVFLDRFAKPIAASRFSKASSKEQEAGALAIEALHKQVLPFLLRRLKEEVLNDLPPKILQNYYCDLSDLQQKLFEDFTKKQGKKIQAEAGREDKEAKQHIFQALQYMRKLCNSPAMVMKPGSTLYDETQKILAKQGTSIEDAQHAPKLTALRDLLVDCGIGVEGNDSNDPLYQPIKPHRALIFCQMKEMLDMVQNKVLKELLPSVSHLRLDGSVEANKRQDIVNKFNSDPSYDVLLLTTSVGGLGLNLTGADTVIFVEHDWNPQKDLQAMDRAHRIGQKKVVNVYRLITRGTLEEKILNLQRFKIDVASTVVNQQNAGLSTMDTDQILDLFNVGDAAPNLLADKEKNNIEGREEDMVDIETGDVRVPGKKAWLDDLGDLWDNKQYEESFDLDDFMKTMS comes from the exons ATGGCTTCGAG ACTTGACAGATTAGTCAC TATCCTCGAAACGGGTAGTACGAGACTCATCCGTGATACTGCTGTTAATCAACTTGCTGATTGGCAAAAGCAACACCCTGATGAATTATTCAATCTCCTCTCCCGTGTCGTCCCTTATCTGAGGCACAAAGAATGGGAGACAAGGAGAACCGCAGCTTCTGCTATTGGAAAAATTGTAGAGCATGCCCCTATTTACGACCCAAATTCCGAAGATGCGCCCGAGGAagggaagaaggaggagccTGTGCCCGAAAACGGACATGTcaagaaagaggaggaggatgatgtaAAAAAGCTACCTTCCGATGATGGTTTCTTCAAATTGGAGTCTCTCAATGTTGAGATGATTCTCAAATACGGCAAAGAACTACTGCGTGGCGGTGGCATTGAATATGGACTAGCAGCTCTCGATCCGCAAGCGCGACTAACACATCAAAAGAAGACTCTCAATGGGCGATTAGGGCTCCTTGGAAGGAAgtatgaagatgacgaaatCGCATACACAGGTGGCGACAACATTACTGCGCCTATGACACCAATGGACACCACAAACGGGAACGGACACGCTCGTCCTGACGGATCTGGTGCTCAATCACAAGTGCCTGAAGAATCTCAACTGAGTTCTCGACAGCTCAATGTATTAAAACGAAAACGTAAAAGAGAGGCAATGAAAGCATCCCAAGGTAAGGGAGGATTCGGAGATCTTTCTGTCAGGCGCTCAATGACATCTGGATCCGATAACCTGGGTGATGACACGGCCATGCCAGATGGAgataccaagaagaacagcaaAGTCAACGACTACTTCAACCTCGATCGTCCTgccgatgttgatgaggacaCTAAGGTTGTGAGCGAGTTCAAAGGACCAGTGATACCCATAAAATCCGAGCTGGAAGCGGAGGAGACTATGGAGGGCGCCGAGTGGCCATATGACCGATTATGCGACTTCCTCAAAGTGGACTTATTTGACCCTTCCTGGGAAACCCGACACGGAGCTGCCATGGGCCTTCGTGAAGTTATCCGAGTACATGGTGGAGGTGCAGGGAAGCTACGCAACAAGACAAGGAAGGAGAATGATGTCCTCAATCAGAAATGGCTTGATGATATGGCCTGTCGGCTGTGCTGTGTACTAATGCTTGATCGCTTCACTGACTACAGCTCTGATACATCTGTGGCGCCTATTCGGGAAACAATTGGACAGTCTCTTGGATCCGTTCTGAAACATCTACCATCGTCATCTGTTTACAGCACCTTCCAAATTCTCTACAGAATGGTTATGCAAGAagatctcaagcttgataGGCCGGTTTGGTCAGTGTGCCATGGCGGGATGATTGGCCTGAGATATGTTGTCGCGGTCAGGAAagacctcctcctccaggacAGCGACATGATTGATGGCATAATAAAGACGGTGATGAAAGGCCTGGGTGATATGGATGACGATGTCCGTTCTGTCAGTGCCGCTACGCTTATCCCCATGGCTAAGGAGTTTGTCACTTTGCGGCCCACACAACTCGAGGGACTTGTCAACATAATCTGGGAGAGTCTCTCaaatcttggtgatgacctgAGCGCCAGTACTGGGCGAATCATGGACCTGCTCGCGACTCTGTGTGGTTTCCCGGAGGTGCTCGAAGCAATGAAGGCATCGGCCgcccaagatgaagaacgTTCCTTCACTCTGCTTGTCCCCAGACTCTACCCCTTTTTACGTCATACCATCACGTCGGTGAGGGTGGCTGTGTTGAAAGCATTGTTGACTTTCGCAAAACTTGACGCAGAGACCTCACAGGGGTGGCTCAACGGCAGAATTCTCCGATTGATCTTTCAAAATATTCTCGTTGAAAGAGATAGAGACGCCCTCAACATGTCTTTGGACCTATGGACGTCTCTGGTCGAGAGCCTAGCCAGCAAACCTGCTGTTCTTGCAGACGAATTCACAGCTCACATCGATTCTATGATGCAACTGACTCTGCATCCTATCGGTGTTTCGAGAAACCCGATCCCAATGAATGCCTCACTCTTCCAAAAGCCATCAGGTGGCACGTATACTATGCCCGGAGTTACTCAGCACACACCGCGGAAGCCGTCATCTCCCGATGGGTCTGATCGTGCCCCCAAGCGTCGCCGGAAATCCACAAAGATCGACGACACCCCTACAGCCAGCCTTACCCACGATGTTGATGGCCACATGATGCAAGGCGACGTGGATCTCGTTGGCATGGATGTGCTGATTCGCTCTCGTGTTTCAGCTGCGAAGGCAATgggcttcatcatgtctcgaGTCCCTGTCGCAAGCCTTGACGATTATGATGCATTGTTAATTCCTGGCCTAGGGTCAGCATTTTCATCCAGCCAGATGACAGCATGCGTCATTATCGACGAGTTTGCCATGAATAGCCAACAGTTGGGCGATTCTCCTCGTTACCTCGAGAATTTACAACGCATTATTGATTCAGAACGTCCAGCGGCATACAGGGATCTTGTCAACTACATCCAGCGAGTCAGGACACAATGCCAGCAGCTCATTCATCTGTTCAGAGACCATGGTAAGGTTTCGCACAGCAAACTTCCGACACTGCCTGTAGTGgtccaaggagaagcagaagctggCCCGAGTGCCTTTTCCATTGCCACCGCAGAGAAATGTATCGGCGATGACTATGAGAAATTGAAGAAGGCCATGCCTCCCGGCCAACGTCTGATAGCGAGCCAACAGCTGTCCGACGCTCGTGATATgaccatcttggccattgaagaagccaagactgtCAAGGCAGCTCGTGATGTCCGCGTcaaggcagcagcagcgtgTGCAATGGTTGGCATGAGAGTACTCCCCAAGAAACCCAGCCCATTGATCAAGGGCATCATGGACTCCGTCAAAACGGAAGAGAACCAGCAACTTCAAATTCGATCTGCTGACACAATTGCAAGACTCGTGCAGCTTTTCACTGAAAAGGGTAGAAAGGGACCAGCCGATAAAGTGGTATCCAACCTGGTCAAGTTCTCTTGTGTCGAAGTTGCAGAGACTCCTGAATTTCCAGTTCATGCCAGTAAGACTGATTGTGTTCTGTCCATgcagaaggaagaggaccGTGTCGATCACCCAGATGCTGCTAAATGGGCCCGCGAAGCTAAAGCTGCTCGCATCACCAGACGAGGTGCAAAAGAAGCCCTCGAAATTCTCTCCAGAACTTACGGCGCTAGCCTACTTGAAACTGTCCCCAGCCTCCGCACATTCATGGAAGACCCTCTTGTTCGAGCTTTCTCGCCTGACACTCTGCCTGGAGAGGCTAAGGATCCCGAACAGACGTTTGGGCAAGAGATTGTCGACGCCATGTCCGTCATTCGCACCATGACTCCAACTTTGGATAAGGCCTTGCAACCTTTCATCATGCAAATGATGCCTCTTGTCATAAAAGCTTTGCACTCGGAACTTTCAGTCTTCCGGTATATGGCTGCCAAGTGTATGGCCACAATCTGCAGTGTCATGACCGTCGACGGTATGACTGCACTTGTTGAGAAGGTTCTCCCATCGATCAATAATCCAGTTGACCTCAATTTCCGACAAGGAGCAATCGAAGCTATCTACCATCTAATTGCTGTCATGGGAGATGCCATTTTGCCATATGTCATCTTTTTGATCGTGCCAGTCTTGGGACGAATGAGCGATTCTGACAACGAGATCCGCCTCATCGCAACAACATCCTTTGCCACGTTAGTCAAACTTGTTCCTCTTGAAGCCGGAATTCCTGACCCGCCGGGATTATCTGAGGAATTGCTGAAAGGACGGGACCGCGAGAGAACCTTCATTGCTCAACTGCTGGACCCAAAGAAGGTAGAGCAATTCCAGATTCCTGTagccatcaaggctgagctgcGGTCTTATCAACAAGAAGGCGTCAACTGGCTCAATTTCCTCAATAAATACCACCTTCATGGTATTCTTTGTGACGATATGGGTCTAGGCAAGACCCTACAGACCCTCTGTATCGTAGCCAGTGATCATCATCAGCGTGCCGAAGAGTTTGCCAAGACACAGGCACCGGATGTCCGCAAGCTGCCGTCCCTAATTGTCTGCCCACCTACACTTTCAGGTCACTGGCAGCAAGAAATCAAGACCTATGCACCATTCTTGAGCGTGACCGCCTACGTTGGGCCGCCAGCGGAGAGAAAGGCTATGAAAGCCAGACTTGGCGAGACTGACATCGTAGTCACATCCTACGATGTCTGCCGCAATGACGCAGAAGTTCTCGATAAACATAGTTGGAACTATGTTGTGCTCGACGAAGGCCATCTGATCAAGAACCCTAAGGCCAAGATCACACAGGCAGTCAAGAGGTTGGCAAGTAATCATCGTCTTATCCTCACCGGCACCCCTATTCAAAATAATGTCTTGGAGCTTTGGTCTCTGTTTGACTTCTTGATGCCTGGATTCTTGGGTGCTGAAAAGGTCTTTCTGGATCGCTTTGCGAAACCTATAGCTGCAAGTCGATTTAGCAAGGCATCATCAAAGGAACAGGAAGCGGGTGCCTTGGCGATTGAAGCACTCCACAAACAAGTGCTTCCGTTCCTGCTGCGACGTCTCAAAGAAGAGGTTTTGAACGATCTTCCGCCAAAGATCTTGCAGAACTACTACTGTGACCTGAGCGACCTACAGCAAAAACTATTCGAGGACTTCACGAAGAAACAGGGCAAGAAGATTCAGGCCGAAGCGGGTCGTGAAGATAAAGAAGCCAAGCAACACATTTTCCAGGCCCTACAGTATATGCGAAAGTTGTGCAACTCACCTGCCATGGTAATGAAACCAGGAAGCACTCTTTACGACGAGACGCAGAAGATTCTCGCCAAACAAGGAACCTCTATTGAGGATGCCCAGCACGCACCTAAGTTGACTGCTCTGAGAGATTTACTGGTAGATTGCGGTATTGGCGTTGAAGGCAATGATTCGAACGATCCCCTTTACCAACCTATCAAGCCCCACCGTGCGTTGATCTTCTGTCAAATGAAGGAGATGCTCGATATGGTGCAAAACAAGGTATTGAAGGAGTTATTGCCCTCGGTATCTCACCTACGACTTGATGGCTCGGTCGAAGCCAACAAGAGACAGGATATCGTCAACAAGTTTAACAGTGACCCGTCGTATGACGTGCTTTTGTTAACTACGAGCGTGGGAGGTCTTGGACTGAATTTGACGGGAGCCGATACTGTCATCTTCGTGGAGCACGATTGGAACCCCCAGAAGGATCTCCAGGCTATGGATCGAGCTCATCGTATCGGTCAAAAGAAAGTGGTGAACGTGTACCGCCTAATCACACGTGGAACTCTCGAGGAGAAAATTCTGAACCTCCAACGTTTCAAGATTGATGTCGCATCAACAGTCGTAAATCAACAGAACGCTGGCCTCTCAACGATGGACACAGATCAGATTCTTGATCTATTTAATGTTGGAGATGCCGCACCAAACCTCTTAGCTGATaaggagaagaacaacatcgaaggaagagaagaggatatGGTCGATATCGAGACAGGTGATGTGCGTGTACCAGGCAAGAAGGCATGGCTGGATGATTTAGGGGATCTTTGGGATAACAAGCAGTATGAGGAGAGTTTCGACCTGGATGACTTCATGAAGACGATGTCGTAG